One region of Populus trichocarpa isolate Nisqually-1 chromosome 4, P.trichocarpa_v4.1, whole genome shotgun sequence genomic DNA includes:
- the LOC18108095 gene encoding beta-glucosidase 12 produces MGSIDDFSRNSFPDDFVFGTSSSAYQYEGETNKNGRGPAIWDTFTVEHTERINDHSNGNVAVDFYHRYKEDVQRMKEMGMDAFRFSISWSRVLPHGRLSAGVNEEGIKFYNDLIDDLLKNGLQPYVTLFHWDTPQALEDKYGGFLSPNIVNDFRDFVDLCFQNFGDRVKKWITLNEPWMFSVQGYDMGTMAPGRISVVVNDPHRSLNTGATEVYTVSHHLLLAHAAAVKLYKEKYQSCQGGQIGITLVSHWFEPYSNSEADQNATKRSLDFMLGWFMDPLTNGDYPRNMHDFVGGRLPEFTAEESKMLKGSYDFIGINYYTTYYAQNIDANYQSVGFMSDARANWTGERNGIPIGPQAGVKWLYIYPEGISRLLNYTKDLYGSPTIYITENGVDDVNNNASSLKEALNDPIREKSYKDHLKNVLRSINEHGVDVKGFFAWSLMDNFEWGSGYAVRFGLYYVDYKNDLKRYPKQSVKWFKQFLRRDSHSPIPQTYPLITSNETSKIEDSLVRDAKRPRNA; encoded by the exons ATGGGAAGCATTGATGACTTCAGCCGTAATTCTTTCCCAGATGATTTTGTATTCGGAACATCCTCATCAGCTTACCAG TATGAAggtgaaacaaacaaaaatggtAGAGGACCAGCTATATGGGACACTTTCACTGTGGAACATACAG AGAGAATAAATGATCATAGCAACGGAAATGTAGCTGTTGATTTCTATCATCGCTATAAG GAAGATGtgcaaagaatgaaagaaatggGAATGGATGCTTTCAGATTCTCCATTTCTTGGTCTAGAGTATTACCAC ATGGCAGGTTAAGTGCTGGAGTAAACGAAGAAGGCATCAAATTTTATAACGATCTCATTGATGACCTCCTTAAGAATG GTTTGCAGCCTTACGTTACTCTCTTTCACTGGGATACTCCACAAGCTTTGGAAGATAAATATGGTGGTTTCTTAAGTCCTAACATTGT AAATGATTTCCGAGACTTTGTCGACCTTTGTTTCCAAAATTTTGGAGACCGGGTGAAGAAGTGGATTACTTTGAACGAGCCATGGATGTTCAGTGTTCAAGGTTATGACATGGGCACGATGGCACCCGGTAGGATTTCTGTCGTTGTAAATGATCCACACCGATCCTTAAACACTGGTGCCACTGAAGTGTATACGGTTAGCCATCATTTGTTGCTTGCTCATGCTGCGGCAGTGAAACTATACAAGGAAAAATATCAGTCATGTCAAGGTGGACAGATTGGGATAACACTTGTTTCTCATTGGTTTGAACCTTACTCAAACAGTGAAGCAGATCAAAATGCAACCAAAAGAAGCCTCGACTTCATGCTTGGTTGGTTCATGGATCCTTTAACTAATGGTGACTATCCACGTAACATGCATGATTTTGTTGGTGGAAGATTGCCCGAGTTCACTGCCGAGGAATCTAAGATGTTGAAGGGATCGTATGATTTTATTGGAATTAATTACTACACAACATATTATGCTCAAAATATCGATGCAAATTATCAGAGTGTTGGATTCATGTCAGATGCTCGTGCTAATTGGACAG GAGAGAGAAATGGAATCCCAATAGGTCCACAGGCTGGTGTAAAATGGCTTTATATTTATCCCGAAGGCATCAGCAGGCTTTTGAATTACACCAAAGATCTATACGGGAGCCCAACAATTTACATTACTGAGAATG GGGTTGATGACGTAAATAACAATGCTTCATCACTAAAGGAAGCTCTTAATGATCCCATAAgagaaaaatcttacaaagaCCACCTCAAGAATGTTTTGAGATCCATCaa TGAGCATGGTGTTGATGTTAAGGGATTTTTTGCTTGGTCTTTAATGGACAATTTCGAATGGGGAAGTGGTTATGCTGTGAGGTTCGGCCTCTACTATGTTGATtacaaaaatgatttgaaacgATATCCTAAACAATCAGTCAAGTGGTTCAAGCAGTTTCTTAGAAGAGACTCCCACAGTCCTATTCCACAGACGTATCCTCTGATTACTTCTAATGAAACGTCGAAAATTGAAGATAGTTTGGTTCGGGATGCTAAAAGGCCAAGAAATGCCTGA